The following coding sequences lie in one Portunus trituberculatus isolate SZX2019 chromosome 26, ASM1759143v1, whole genome shotgun sequence genomic window:
- the LOC123509278 gene encoding uncharacterized protein LOC123509278, with product MNDLMQIVYERLRITASASSRSEVYCHLDPDYTLHGIYKERYTDLASLVPPPALYRHAMLKHTRSSDSHSNAAIDGVAVSTHTAERQGAVHGVSRPNRSSDTLMHSQHKGGAHSDQLYEELLSTVSRGDHVQEVSFLLCRGAPLEPWVGSSALRLAVTTDRSRTVSLLLASGASLSASLLQEAWQSPNVTPQVLASLTTVYCCRLRAEQRQLAKMSDVLVKNISKLLEEIEGDTPWQAAWRVGEDIERAALSDLLAKAAAANCPLTASFLHSAGAWTFFSPTPGRSALHAALEAGHQGMAELLVRDLGACPYVPDSGGRLPLHIMTHEERRKQLEQRLFEKEREKVKDLELRQKADREKAAARTALDVQRILFNLHKKGDGKTVSVGDGRACLLLAARKGLLQLTHLLLREGRRPVDEVLDKACGTTALHEAASHGQDGCVALLVSAGANIQQCDNYGQTPRHLAAMFGHTSTADFLARQAVQDPLCRASTTAEQVTRGFKAYLHLYEKYGHKPLTPSDRHDPKSVTRKLMKQIEVGKLKQEAQRVAVDLSRGEALQIHEVVMTELKAIMDKVSAAHPTYRGDLRLAGSSRDGSKLYAPDEFDVNIVIHEDGTDNPHLQGNIFMTSLYEEVHRCLTDHTLLDKRLSLVPPGLTSTQVGVALALAWQGQEYPLLLVGVDLVPVLEVPWPEQIPRPFLTPADTTTIQLSNAADATWRCSFALTEAMVLETLNPAERQAQLMGKVLLSRLKTERWMPRHKKSFCTWFDTREYNIPVPSGFCLKNAFLLWLEHRRCEERDHARHLRTKGKEDLVRQRGAGGKEPARQLEVGREEDPTRWMVEVFRLMCANPEESPEHLATLNSSAYFGGDCEGRKPGDGAPIIVQCLEEDLEKLWSGSADQRDLSKDTQEAMRNIMLALHLWMLKMQLYGDDQQ from the exons GACCTTGCCTCACTTGTTCCACCGCCCGCTCTCTATCGCCATGCTATGCTCAAACACACCAGATCGAGTGATTCACATTCTAATGCGGCCATTGATGGTGTGGCGGTCTCTACACACACTGCGGAGCGCCAAGGTGCGGTACACGGCGTATCGCGACCGAATAGGAGCAGCGACACACTCATGCACTCTCAGCATAAG GGCGGGGCGCATTCCGACCAGCTGTACGAGGAGCTGCTATCAACAGTCAGTCGCGGGGATCACGTGCAGGAGGTGTCCTTCCTCCTGTGTAGGGGCGCTCCCCTTGAGCCCTGGGTTGGTAGCTCTGCCCTCAGACTGGCTGTCACCACCGACCGTTCACGTACCGTCAGCCTGCTGCTGGCGAGCGGTGCCTCACTCTCTGCCAGCCTGCTGCAAGAGGCCTGGCAGAGCCCCAACGTGACCCCGCAGGTGCTGGCCTCCCTCACCACC GTTTACTGTTGCCGGCTACGTGCGGAGCAGCGTCAACTTGCAAAGATGAGTGATGTCCTTGTGAAGAATATCAGCAAACTGCTGGAAGAAATCGAGGGTGATACTCCGTGGCAAGCTGCCTGGCGAGTGGGCGAGGACATTGAACGAGCAGCTCTCAGCGACCTGCTGGCAAAGGCCGCTGCCGCCAATTGCCCACTGACTGCATCATTCCTACACAGTGCAGGAGCATGGACTTTTTTTAGCCCAACCCCCGGTCGCAGTGCCCTGCACGCCGCTCTGGAAGCCGGCCACCAGGGCATGGCCGAACTGCTAGTCAGGGACCTCGGGGCCTGCCCGTACGTGCCGGACTCTGGCGGTCGCCTTCCCCTCCATATCATGACACACGAGGAACGGCGAAAGCAGCTGGAGCAG AGGCTGttcgagaaggagagggaaaaggtgaaggatCTTGAGCTTCGCCAGAAAGCAGATCGTGAGAAGGCGGCGGCACGGACAGCACTGGATGTACAGAGGATTCTTTTTAACCTCCACAAGAAGGGCGATGGTAAGACTGTTTCTGTAGGTGATGGCCGCGCCTGTCTGCTGCTGGCTGCACGCAAAGGTCTGCTGCAACTGACGCATCTGCTGCTGCGGGAGGGTCGTCGCCCAGTGGACGAGGTGCTAGACAAAGCATGCGGCACCACCGCCCTTCATGAGGCGGCCTCGCACGGCCAGGATGGTTGCGTGGCGCTGCTAGTGAGCGCTGGCGCCAACATTCAACAGTGCGACAACTACGGTCAGACGCCCCGACACCTGGCCGCCATGTTTGGCCACACAAGCACCGCTGACTTTCTGGCCCGACAAGCTGTGCAGGACCCTCTTTGTCGCGCGAGCACCACCGCCGAGCAAGTGACGAGAGGATTTAAGGCGTACCTGCACCTTTATGAAAAGTATGGCCATAAGCCTCTAACGCCGTCTGACCGTCACGATCCCAAAAGCGTCACGAGGAAACTTATGAAGCAAATAGAGGTAGGGAAGCTGAAGCAGGAGGCTCAGCGGGTGGCTGTTGACTTGTCACGGGGCGAGGCCCTTCAAATACATGAGGTGGTGATGACAGAATTAAAAGCCATCATGGATAAGGTGTCAGCCGCGCATCCCACCTACCGCGGCGACCTGAGGCTGGCGGGCAGCTCTCGGGACGGCTCCAAGTTGTACGCCCCTGACGAGTTTGACGTGAATATCGTGATTCATGAGGATGGC ACTGACAATCCACACCTTCAGGGGAACATTTTCATGACCAGTCTGTACGAGGAGGTGCACCGCTGCCTCACTGACCATACCCTGTTGGACAAAAGACTGAGCCTGGTGCCGCCGGGCCTGACCAGCACGCAGGTAGGCGTGGCGCTTGCCCTGGCCTGGCAGGGACAAGAGTACCCTCTGCTGCTGGTCGGCGTGGACTTGGTGCCGGTGCTGGAGGTGCCGTGGCCGGAACAAATCCCCAGACCCTTCCTCACTCCcgcggacaccaccaccatacagcTCAGTAATGCCGCGGACGCCACATGGCGCTGCAGCTTTGCCTTGACAGAGGCAATGGTGCTGGAGACATTGAACCCGGCAGAGCGCCAGGCACAGCTGATGGGAAAGGTGCTCCTGTCCCGCCTCAAGACCGAGCGCTGGATGCCACGACACAAGAAGAGCTTCTGCACCTGGTTTGACACACGGGAGTATAACATCCCCGTGCCGAGTGGGTTCTGCTTGAAGAACGCATTCTTATTGTGGCTAGAACATAGAAGGTGTGAGGAGAGGGACCACGCCAGACACTTGAGGACGAAAGGCAAGGAGGACCTAGTAAGGCAGAGGGGAGCGGGAGGCAAAGAACCCGCCAGGCAGCTTGAGGTGGGGCGGGAGGAGGACCCCACTAGATGGATGGTGGAAGTGTTCAGACTGATGTGTGCAAACCCAGAGGAATCACCAGAGCACCTGGCAACTCTAAACAGCTCCGCCTACTTTGGAGGGGACTGTGAGGGCCGCAAACCTGGGGACGGCGCGCCCATCATAGTGCAGTGTCTAGAGGAGGACTTGGAAAAGTTGTGGTCTGGCTCGGCTGACCAGAGAGACCTGAGCAAAGACACCCAGGAAGCGATGAGGAACATAATGCTGGCGCTGCACCTCTGGATGCTGAAGATGCAGCTCTACGGTGACGATCAGCAGTGA